One window of the Corynebacterium glutamicum ATCC 13032 genome contains the following:
- a CDS encoding amidase, which translates to MSVAQLANRLAQLSPAEHGFAWFDPEITAGHGVGPLHGMVIPAKDLNDVAGMPTAFGNASRRKVATDTDPFIQNLIDRGAIIAGKTQTSELGMTAYCEPIDMDAPSNPVLPGHTPGGSSGGAAVAVARSLVDAAHASDGGGSIRVPAAACGLVGFKPAHDSSGGNPSTQGFITRDVATQVRLHALQPRTRRLRIGVLAEPIHANSLVDAPFLSILESTAHLLEKAGHEIVSVPLPYGAWAFDAYTEVFMMKSAGLTNLGSPITRWLSEQGRSLSPSDRQSSVKAFDSVAETVHGAWDIDVLLTPTLAYAPPKIGYFSSMPPEEDFLAQTKWTPWATLFNMTGGAAISVPVEGVGIHLGGIRVRDEDLLGLAAFVERAVA; encoded by the coding sequence ATGTCTGTTGCTCAATTAGCGAACCGCTTGGCCCAACTCTCCCCCGCCGAGCATGGTTTTGCATGGTTCGACCCTGAAATCACCGCTGGCCATGGCGTTGGCCCGTTGCATGGCATGGTGATTCCAGCCAAGGACCTCAACGATGTCGCAGGCATGCCCACCGCGTTCGGAAATGCATCTCGGCGAAAGGTAGCAACAGATACCGATCCGTTCATCCAAAATCTCATCGACCGCGGCGCGATCATCGCTGGCAAAACCCAAACCAGCGAGCTCGGCATGACGGCGTATTGCGAACCCATCGACATGGACGCACCCAGCAACCCGGTTTTGCCTGGTCACACGCCCGGCGGTTCGTCGGGTGGTGCGGCGGTTGCCGTTGCCAGGTCGCTTGTCGACGCCGCCCACGCCTCAGACGGAGGCGGCTCGATCCGGGTTCCAGCCGCCGCGTGCGGGCTGGTCGGGTTTAAACCCGCCCACGATTCCAGCGGCGGAAACCCCTCCACGCAGGGGTTTATCACCCGCGATGTGGCCACCCAAGTGCGCTTGCACGCACTTCAACCACGCACCAGGCGCCTGCGCATCGGCGTTCTCGCTGAGCCCATCCATGCTAATTCGCTTGTCGACGCCCCCTTCCTGAGCATCCTCGAATCCACCGCCCACCTCCTGGAGAAAGCTGGCCACGAAATAGTGTCCGTACCCCTCCCTTATGGCGCTTGGGCTTTTGACGCTTATACAGAAGTTTTCATGATGAAATCCGCTGGACTAACCAACCTGGGTAGCCCCATTACAAGATGGTTGAGTGAACAAGGCCGTAGTCTTTCTCCTTCTGATAGACAATCAAGTGTCAAGGCTTTTGATTCCGTGGCTGAGACTGTACACGGAGCATGGGACATCGATGTTTTATTAACCCCTACCTTGGCTTATGCACCTCCCAAGATTGGGTACTTTTCATCCATGCCACCTGAAGAAGACTTCCTTGCACAAACCAAATGGACGCCGTGGGCAACGCTGTTCAACATGACCGGTGGTGCAGCCATCAGCGTGCCTGTTGAAGGTGTCGGCATTCATCTTGGTGGGATACGCGTACGAGATGAAGACCTCTTAGGATTAGCAGCATTTGTGGAAAGAGCTGTGGCATG
- a CDS encoding GntR family transcriptional regulator produces the protein MPDQPLNQDGFPTASKGVEPDNLPDRVLVDGLKPKHQQLREILEEICTTQLQPGDMLPGERILEEKYGVSRITVRRAIGDLVASGRLKRARGKGTFVAHSPLISRLHLASFSAEMAAQKLSATSRILSSSRGPAPDDIADFFGTDRAAQHITLRRLRLGNGRPYAIDNGWYNSEFAPDLLENDVYNSVYSILDRVYGVPVTQAEQTVTAVAADEDTARLLDVTPGAPLLRILRQSLSGDKPVEWCVSLYRTDRYSLKTLVTRSEDL, from the coding sequence ATGCCTGACCAACCGCTCAACCAGGACGGATTCCCTACCGCATCCAAAGGGGTGGAACCCGACAACCTCCCCGACCGCGTTCTCGTGGACGGCCTTAAACCAAAGCATCAGCAGCTTCGTGAAATTTTGGAGGAAATCTGCACCACCCAGCTTCAGCCTGGGGACATGCTGCCTGGTGAGCGCATCCTGGAAGAAAAGTATGGCGTCAGCCGAATTACGGTTCGTCGGGCGATTGGTGATCTGGTCGCGTCCGGCAGGTTGAAGCGAGCTCGCGGCAAAGGTACCTTCGTGGCCCACTCGCCGTTGATTTCCCGCCTGCATTTGGCCTCGTTTTCCGCAGAGATGGCCGCCCAGAAGCTATCGGCTACCAGCAGGATTTTGAGTTCTTCCCGCGGTCCCGCCCCAGATGATATTGCTGATTTCTTTGGTACCGATCGCGCGGCCCAGCACATCACGTTGCGCCGCCTGCGCCTTGGAAATGGTCGACCCTATGCCATTGACAACGGCTGGTACAACTCCGAATTCGCACCTGACCTGCTGGAAAATGATGTGTACAACTCCGTGTACTCCATCCTGGACCGCGTCTATGGCGTCCCCGTCACCCAGGCCGAGCAAACGGTCACCGCCGTAGCAGCCGACGAAGACACCGCACGGCTTCTCGACGTCACCCCCGGCGCCCCACTCCTTCGTATCCTTCGACAGTCACTTTCTGGCGATAAGCCCGTGGAATGGTGCGTTTCCTTGTACCGAACCGACCGATATTCTTTAAAAACATTGGTTACACGCTCCGAAGATCTCTGA
- a CDS encoding septum formation family protein: MSTNFDTSTSPEGETKKNSSFRTAASVQTMLVAALAATAAVGVYSYNTDNSANGGESPTGPEQSTVSTTATIASFTTADVGQCATWDVNNEGLVSGFEQTSCDQEHRFEISARENLATYPSSEFGPDAAPPNLTRQAQLREELCQSPTLAYLNNRFDPSGRYTIAPILPPAEAWAAGDRTMLCGLQATDASGTPQLTVGPIAANDQARVFETGACVKVESSAEFRQVDCTEDHHLESILTVNLGVPFPQGAPSTDEQNNFLGNTCTQASIDYLGSEENVYQSTLQTFWPTITSNSWLGGSHSVNCFLMSPSTEGAATFNTLNGSATGTFTINGEVPPPQPERDPLRDTAGTTASAEVGVPVEENAP; the protein is encoded by the coding sequence ATGAGTACAAACTTTGACACTTCGACGTCTCCAGAGGGTGAAACCAAGAAGAACTCTTCTTTCCGCACTGCGGCCTCTGTGCAGACCATGCTTGTTGCAGCTTTGGCAGCAACGGCTGCTGTTGGCGTGTACTCCTACAACACGGACAATTCAGCAAACGGCGGCGAATCCCCCACAGGACCTGAGCAAAGTACAGTGTCCACCACCGCAACTATTGCCTCATTTACCACTGCTGACGTGGGCCAATGTGCAACCTGGGATGTTAACAATGAAGGTCTAGTGTCTGGTTTTGAACAAACCAGCTGCGATCAAGAGCACCGCTTTGAAATTTCTGCTCGGGAAAACTTGGCAACTTACCCAAGTTCGGAATTCGGTCCGGACGCAGCTCCACCAAACCTCACCCGTCAGGCGCAGCTGCGTGAAGAGCTCTGCCAATCTCCTACCTTGGCGTATTTGAATAACCGTTTCGATCCATCGGGGCGCTACACCATCGCCCCGATCCTGCCACCTGCGGAAGCGTGGGCTGCGGGAGATCGCACCATGCTCTGTGGACTTCAGGCAACCGACGCTTCAGGCACTCCACAACTCACCGTCGGACCGATAGCAGCCAATGACCAGGCACGCGTTTTTGAAACCGGCGCCTGCGTGAAGGTGGAATCCTCCGCAGAGTTCCGCCAAGTTGATTGCACGGAAGATCACCACCTCGAATCAATTTTGACAGTCAACCTTGGTGTCCCCTTCCCACAGGGCGCGCCCAGCACGGATGAGCAGAACAATTTCCTCGGAAACACCTGCACCCAAGCATCCATTGATTACCTAGGCTCCGAAGAAAACGTCTACCAATCCACCCTGCAGACCTTCTGGCCAACGATTACCTCCAACTCCTGGTTGGGCGGTTCACACAGCGTGAACTGCTTCCTCATGTCACCATCCACCGAGGGTGCTGCAACATTTAACACCCTCAACGGTTCAGCGACTGGCACATTCACCATCAACGGTGAAGTTCCCCCACCTCAGCCAGAGCGCGATCCGCTCCGTGACACTGCAGGAACGACAGCATCCGCGGAGGTCGGAGTACCTGTAGAGGAGAACGCTCCATGA
- a CDS encoding histidine phosphatase family protein, with product MAGRIILLRHGQTHNNVKHLLDTRPPGAELTDLGRKQALEVGHELATYSGERLAHVYSSIVLRAQQTAVLATSTFEKARDMQSGAIPLDVVEGIQEINVGDFEMRGDEEAHMNYSRALNGWLHGDPAAGLPGGETYKDVLNRYQPTLDRIMDSHDLDDDRDVAVVSHGAVIRIVATHATGVDPNFAFNTYLGNCRFVVLEPNGKKFSQWDVVRWTDSPLPWQE from the coding sequence ATGGCCGGCCGGATTATTTTGCTACGACACGGGCAGACTCACAACAACGTCAAACACCTCCTGGACACCCGCCCACCAGGAGCTGAACTCACCGACCTGGGCCGTAAACAAGCCCTTGAAGTTGGCCACGAACTAGCCACCTACTCCGGTGAGCGCCTCGCCCATGTGTACAGCTCCATCGTGTTGCGCGCCCAACAAACCGCCGTGCTTGCCACCTCTACCTTTGAAAAAGCTCGCGACATGCAGTCCGGTGCGATTCCACTCGACGTTGTGGAAGGCATTCAGGAAATCAACGTCGGCGACTTTGAAATGCGCGGCGATGAAGAAGCCCACATGAATTACTCCCGCGCACTCAACGGCTGGCTTCACGGGGATCCTGCCGCTGGTCTTCCCGGCGGTGAGACCTACAAAGACGTGCTGAACCGCTACCAGCCGACTCTTGATCGAATCATGGACAGCCACGACCTTGACGACGACCGCGACGTTGCCGTTGTCAGCCACGGCGCCGTCATCCGCATCGTGGCAACACACGCAACTGGTGTGGATCCCAACTTTGCGTTCAACACCTACCTGGGCAACTGCCGCTTCGTGGTGCTGGAGCCAAACGGTAAGAAATTCAGCCAATGGGATGTTGTGCGCTGGACTGACAGCCCACTGCCATGGCAGGAGTAA
- the serS gene encoding serine--tRNA ligase produces MIDLKFLRDNPDVVRASQITRGEDPALVDELISADESRREAIKAADDLRAEQKAFGKKIGQASPEDRPALLEGSNELKAKVKDAEAAQEAAEAKVNELQMKLSNVVSGAPAGGEDDFVVLETIGEPRTFDFEPKDHLELGESLGLIDMKRGTKVSGARFYYLTGDGAMLQLGMLMLAAQKAREAGFSMMIPPVLVRPEIMAGTGFLGDHSEEIYYLERDDMYLVGTSEVALAGYHKDEIIDLNEGPVKYAGWSSCFRREAGSYGKDTRGILRVHQFDKVEMFVYCKPEDAEDVHQQLLGMEKEMLAAIEVPYRVIDVAGGDLGASAARKFDTEAWVPTQDTYRELTSTSNCTTFQARRLQTRYRDENGKPQIAATLNGTLATTRWLVAILENNQQADGSVVVPEALRPFVGKDVLKPVKQAG; encoded by the coding sequence ATGATCGATCTGAAATTCCTCCGTGATAACCCGGACGTTGTTCGTGCCTCCCAGATCACTCGCGGCGAAGACCCCGCGCTTGTGGACGAACTGATTAGTGCTGATGAATCTCGTCGCGAAGCAATCAAGGCTGCCGACGATTTGCGCGCTGAGCAGAAGGCTTTTGGAAAGAAGATCGGACAGGCCTCTCCGGAGGACCGCCCTGCACTTCTGGAGGGTTCCAACGAACTCAAAGCCAAGGTGAAGGATGCTGAGGCTGCACAGGAAGCTGCTGAGGCGAAAGTCAATGAGCTGCAGATGAAGCTCTCCAACGTGGTTTCCGGCGCGCCTGCTGGTGGCGAAGATGATTTCGTCGTCCTGGAGACCATCGGCGAGCCTCGCACTTTTGATTTCGAGCCAAAGGATCACCTGGAGCTCGGTGAATCCCTCGGACTTATCGATATGAAGCGCGGCACCAAGGTTTCCGGTGCACGTTTCTACTACCTCACCGGTGACGGCGCAATGCTGCAGTTGGGCATGCTCATGTTGGCTGCTCAGAAGGCGCGCGAAGCTGGATTTAGCATGATGATCCCTCCAGTTTTGGTGCGCCCTGAAATCATGGCGGGCACTGGATTCTTGGGTGATCACTCCGAGGAGATCTACTACCTCGAACGCGATGACATGTACTTGGTGGGTACCTCTGAGGTGGCTCTTGCGGGTTACCACAAGGACGAAATCATTGATCTCAACGAAGGCCCAGTGAAGTACGCCGGTTGGAGCTCCTGCTTCCGCCGTGAGGCTGGTTCCTACGGCAAGGACACCCGAGGCATTTTGCGTGTGCACCAGTTCGACAAGGTTGAGATGTTTGTCTACTGCAAGCCTGAAGATGCTGAAGATGTACACCAGCAGCTGCTCGGCATGGAAAAGGAAATGCTCGCAGCCATCGAGGTTCCTTACCGCGTCATCGACGTTGCCGGTGGAGACTTGGGTGCATCTGCTGCCCGCAAGTTCGACACCGAGGCATGGGTGCCAACCCAGGACACCTACCGTGAACTCACCTCGACCTCTAACTGCACCACTTTCCAGGCTCGTCGCCTGCAGACTCGTTACCGCGATGAAAACGGCAAGCCACAGATCGCCGCAACCCTGAACGGTACGTTGGCTACCACTCGTTGGCTTGTCGCGATCCTGGAGAACAACCAGCAGGCCGATGGCTCTGTTGTTGTTCCTGAGGCGCTTCGTCCATTCGTGGGCAAAGACGTGCTCAAGCCAGTGAAACAAGCCGGTTAA
- a CDS encoding metallopeptidase family protein, protein MIEVSDERFEELVELAFDQVPQQFLDHMRNVVLLIEDFNPDSPYILGLYHGVALTERTFNHGGLPDSITIYKGALQNYCNSEEQLVEQVRVTVLHEIGHYFGLGEEDLHRLGYA, encoded by the coding sequence ATGATTGAAGTCAGCGACGAACGCTTCGAGGAACTGGTCGAACTAGCCTTCGACCAAGTTCCCCAGCAATTCCTGGATCATATGCGCAACGTGGTTTTACTCATTGAGGATTTCAACCCAGATTCGCCTTATATCTTGGGTTTATACCACGGCGTTGCTCTCACAGAGCGCACATTCAACCACGGTGGCCTGCCGGATTCCATCACCATTTATAAAGGTGCGTTGCAAAATTACTGCAATTCAGAGGAACAACTAGTGGAGCAGGTGCGGGTGACCGTGCTGCATGAGATTGGGCATTATTTTGGCCTCGGCGAAGAGGACCTGCACAGGCTCGGATACGCCTAA
- the pheA gene encoding prephenate dehydratase — MSDAPTVVAYLGPAGTFTEEALYKFADAGVFGDGEIEQLPAKSPQEAVDAVRHGTAQFAVVAIENFVDGPVTPTFDALDQGSNVQIIAEEELDIAFSIMVRPGTSLADVKTLATHPVGYQQVKNWMATTIPDAMYLSASSNGAGAQMVAEGTADAAAAPSRAAELFGLERLVDDVADVRGARTRFVAVQAQAAVSEPTGHDRTSVIFSLPNVPGSLVRALNEFAIRGVDLTRIESRPTRKVFGTYRFHLDISGHIRDIPVAEALRALHLQAEELVFVGSWPSNRAEDSTPQTDQLAKLHKADEWVRAASEGRKLN, encoded by the coding sequence ATGAGCGACGCACCAACTGTTGTGGCCTATTTGGGGCCTGCCGGAACCTTCACCGAAGAAGCCCTCTACAAATTTGCCGACGCCGGCGTATTCGGCGACGGTGAGATCGAGCAGCTACCAGCCAAATCGCCACAAGAAGCTGTCGACGCCGTCCGCCACGGCACCGCCCAGTTCGCGGTGGTCGCCATCGAAAACTTCGTCGACGGCCCCGTCACCCCCACCTTCGACGCCCTTGACCAGGGCTCCAACGTGCAAATCATCGCCGAAGAAGAACTCGACATCGCCTTTTCCATCATGGTCCGGCCAGGGACTTCGCTTGCCGACGTCAAAACCCTCGCCACCCACCCGGTTGGGTACCAACAAGTGAAAAACTGGATGGCAACCACCATTCCGGACGCCATGTATCTTTCAGCAAGCTCCAACGGCGCCGGCGCACAAATGGTTGCCGAAGGAACCGCCGACGCAGCCGCAGCGCCCTCCCGCGCAGCCGAACTCTTCGGACTGGAACGCCTTGTTGATGATGTCGCCGACGTCCGTGGCGCCCGCACCCGCTTCGTTGCTGTCCAAGCCCAAGCAGCCGTTTCCGAACCGACCGGCCACGACCGCACCTCCGTCATTTTCTCCCTACCGAATGTGCCAGGCAGCCTCGTGCGCGCCCTCAACGAATTCGCCATCCGCGGCGTTGACCTCACCCGCATCGAATCCCGCCCCACCCGCAAAGTCTTCGGAACCTACCGCTTCCACCTGGACATATCCGGACATATCCGCGATATCCCCGTCGCCGAAGCCCTCCGCGCACTCCACCTCCAAGCCGAAGAACTCGTCTTCGTCGGCTCCTGGCCCTCCAACCGTGCGGAAGACAGCACGCCCCAAACCGACCAACTAGCTAAGCTACACAAGGCGGACGAATGGGTTCGCGCAGCAAGCGAAGGAAGGAAACTTAACTAG